The following are encoded in a window of Variovorax paradoxus genomic DNA:
- a CDS encoding ABC transporter ATP-binding protein, with protein sequence MPLRAPGFFIVMDPATPPSSSFVEFRDVSFGYGARAILDGVSFSVPRGKVTALMGASGGGKTTVLRLIGGQQRAQRGEVLFDGKDVGRFDVATLYAARRRMGMLFQFGALFTDISVFDNVAFPLREHTQLSEALVRDIVLMKLDAVGLRGARDLMPSEISGGMARRVALARAIALDPDLVMYDEPFAGLDPISLGTAARLIRQLNDALGLTSIIVSHDLEETFRIADHVIVLANGGIAAQGRPEEVRESADPLVHQFVNALPDGPVRFHYPGVSIEDDFGNGEGGRS encoded by the coding sequence ATGCCTCTCAGGGCGCCCGGCTTTTTTATTGTGATGGACCCAGCCACACCACCGTCTTCCTCCTTCGTCGAATTCCGCGATGTCTCGTTCGGCTACGGCGCGCGCGCGATCCTCGACGGCGTGTCGTTCTCCGTGCCGCGAGGCAAGGTGACGGCACTGATGGGGGCGTCGGGGGGCGGCAAGACCACCGTGCTGCGCCTGATCGGCGGCCAGCAACGCGCACAGCGCGGTGAAGTGCTGTTCGATGGCAAAGACGTCGGCCGCTTCGATGTCGCGACGCTGTATGCGGCGCGGCGCCGCATGGGCATGCTGTTCCAGTTCGGCGCGCTGTTTACCGACATCAGCGTGTTCGACAACGTGGCCTTTCCGCTGCGCGAGCACACGCAATTGTCGGAAGCACTGGTGCGCGACATCGTGCTCATGAAGCTCGATGCCGTCGGCCTGCGCGGCGCGCGCGACCTGATGCCCAGCGAGATCTCAGGCGGCATGGCGCGGCGCGTGGCGCTGGCCCGTGCGATCGCGCTCGACCCCGACCTCGTCATGTACGACGAGCCCTTTGCGGGGCTCGACCCGATCTCGCTTGGTACGGCCGCGCGGTTGATCCGCCAGCTCAACGATGCGCTCGGCCTCACCAGCATCATCGTGTCGCACGACCTCGAAGAAACCTTCCGAATCGCCGACCACGTGATCGTGCTGGCCAACGGCGGCATCGCCGCGCAGGGGCGGCCCGAGGAGGTGCGCGAAAGCGCCGATCCGCTGGTGCACCAGTTCGTCAACGCACTGCCCGATGGGCCGGTGCGCTTCCACTACCCGGGCGTCAGCATTGAAGACGATTTCGGCAACGGCGAAGGAGGGCGGTCATGA
- the mlaD gene encoding outer membrane lipid asymmetry maintenance protein MlaD: MQRSTNDIWVGLFVLIGGAALLFLALQSANLLSLNFQKTYTVTARFDNIGGLKPQTAVKSAGVVVGRVESIAFNDKAFQADVTLALQNRYSFPKDSSLKILTSGLLGEQYIGIEAGAEEKNLQAGDTITATQSAVVLENLISQFLYSKAADGSTGPGTANKK; the protein is encoded by the coding sequence ATGCAACGTTCCACCAACGACATCTGGGTCGGCCTGTTCGTGCTGATCGGCGGCGCCGCCTTGCTGTTCCTGGCGCTGCAGTCGGCCAACCTGCTGAGCCTGAACTTCCAGAAGACCTACACGGTCACCGCGCGCTTCGACAACATCGGCGGGCTCAAGCCCCAGACGGCGGTCAAGAGCGCTGGTGTGGTGGTCGGTCGTGTGGAATCCATCGCGTTCAACGACAAGGCCTTTCAGGCCGATGTGACGCTGGCGCTGCAAAACCGTTACAGTTTTCCCAAGGACAGCTCGCTCAAGATCCTGACCAGTGGCCTGCTCGGCGAGCAGTACATCGGCATCGAGGCGGGCGCCGAGGAAAAGAACCTGCAAGCCGGCGACACCATCACTGCGACCCAATCGGCCGTGGTGCTGGAGAACCTGATCAGCCAGTTCCTGTACAGCAAGGCCGCCGACGGGAGTACGGGGCCAGGAACAGCCAATAAGAAATGA
- the mlaE gene encoding lipid asymmetry maintenance ABC transporter permease subunit MlaE: MSWWKPADVGFAVRSQLAGMGHGAKLFLRLLGPGAQIMRRFGLVRDQIHFLGNYSLAIIGVSGLFVGFVLGLQMYYALQRYGSSEALGLLVALSLVRELGPVVAALLFTGRAGTSLTAEIGLMKANEQLSAMEMMAVDPVQRILAPRFWAGVITMPLLAAVFSAVGIMGGYVVGVIMLGVDPGAFWGQMQGGVDVWRDVGNGVIKSIVFGFTVTFVALLQGFEAQPTPEGVSRATTRTVVMASLAVLGLDFLLTAMMFSI, translated from the coding sequence ATGAGCTGGTGGAAGCCCGCCGATGTCGGCTTTGCCGTGCGCAGTCAATTGGCTGGCATGGGCCACGGCGCCAAGCTCTTCCTGCGCCTGCTCGGTCCGGGCGCGCAGATCATGCGCCGCTTCGGGCTGGTGCGTGACCAGATCCATTTCCTCGGCAACTACTCGCTCGCGATCATCGGCGTGTCGGGGCTGTTCGTGGGCTTCGTGCTCGGGCTGCAGATGTATTACGCGCTGCAGCGCTACGGCTCCTCTGAAGCGCTCGGCCTGCTGGTCGCGCTGAGTCTCGTGCGCGAACTCGGGCCCGTGGTGGCAGCGTTGCTGTTCACCGGCCGGGCCGGGACTTCGTTGACGGCCGAAATCGGTCTGATGAAAGCCAACGAGCAGTTGAGCGCCATGGAGATGATGGCGGTCGACCCGGTGCAGCGCATCCTCGCGCCGCGCTTCTGGGCCGGCGTCATCACCATGCCGCTGCTGGCGGCCGTGTTCAGCGCGGTCGGCATCATGGGCGGCTACGTCGTGGGCGTGATCATGCTGGGCGTCGACCCGGGCGCGTTCTGGGGCCAGATGCAAGGCGGTGTCGATGTCTGGCGTGACGTCGGCAACGGCGTCATCAAGAGCATCGTGTTCGGCTTCACCGTGACCTTCGTCGCGCTGCTGCAGGGCTTCGAGGCCCAACCGACGCCCGAAGGCGTGTCGCGCGCGACCACGCGGACCGTGGTCATGGCGTCGCTGGCGGTCTTGGGGCTCGATTTCTTGCTCACCGCCATGATGTTCAGTATCTAA
- a CDS encoding glutamate synthase subunit beta, giving the protein MGKITGFMEHERVEEGYKPVEERVKHYKEFVVGLNTDQAKVQGARCMDCGTPFCNSGCPVNNIIPDFNDLVYRDDWQNAFAVLDSTNNFPEFTGRICPAPCEAACVLNVNDDAVGIKSLEHAIIDRAWDEGWVAPRVAKHKTGKKVAVVGSGPAGMAAAQQLARAGHDVTLFEKNDRVGGLLRYGIPDFKMEKSHIDRRVEQMKAEGVTFRTGVMVGAAKDPLGKGSKVTNLAKETITPEQLQKDFDAVVLTGGAEQSRDLPVPGRDLDGIHFAMEFLPQQNRVNAGDKVKGQLRAEGKHVIVIGGGDTGSDCVGTSNRHGAVSVTQFELMPQPPEEENRPLTWPYWPIKLRTSSSHEEGCEREFAISTKEFIGEKGKVTGLKTVRVEWKDGKMQEVPGSEQILKADLVLLAMGFISPVATVLDAFGVEKDARGNARATVDFIGGYATNVPKVFAAGDIRRGQSLVVWAIREGRQAARSVDEFLMGFSDLPR; this is encoded by the coding sequence ATGGGAAAAATCACCGGCTTCATGGAGCATGAGCGTGTCGAAGAGGGCTACAAGCCCGTCGAAGAACGCGTCAAGCACTACAAGGAATTCGTCGTCGGCCTGAACACCGACCAGGCCAAGGTGCAGGGCGCACGCTGCATGGACTGCGGCACGCCGTTCTGCAACAGCGGCTGCCCGGTCAACAACATCATTCCGGACTTCAACGACCTCGTGTACCGCGACGACTGGCAGAACGCCTTCGCGGTGCTCGACTCGACCAACAACTTCCCCGAGTTCACCGGCCGCATCTGCCCCGCACCTTGCGAGGCCGCCTGCGTGCTCAACGTGAACGACGACGCGGTCGGCATCAAGTCGCTGGAACACGCGATCATCGACCGCGCCTGGGACGAGGGCTGGGTTGCACCGCGCGTTGCCAAGCACAAGACCGGCAAGAAGGTCGCCGTGGTGGGCTCCGGCCCGGCCGGCATGGCCGCCGCGCAGCAGCTCGCGCGCGCAGGCCACGACGTCACGTTGTTCGAGAAGAACGACCGTGTCGGCGGCCTGCTGCGCTACGGCATCCCTGACTTCAAGATGGAGAAGTCGCACATCGATCGCCGCGTCGAGCAGATGAAGGCCGAAGGCGTGACCTTCCGCACCGGCGTCATGGTCGGTGCCGCGAAAGACCCGCTGGGCAAGGGCTCCAAGGTGACCAACCTCGCCAAGGAAACCATCACGCCCGAGCAGCTGCAGAAAGACTTCGACGCCGTGGTGCTCACCGGTGGCGCCGAGCAATCGCGCGACCTGCCCGTGCCGGGCCGCGACCTCGACGGCATCCATTTCGCGATGGAGTTCCTGCCGCAGCAGAACCGCGTCAACGCGGGCGACAAGGTCAAGGGCCAGCTGCGCGCCGAAGGCAAGCATGTGATCGTGATCGGCGGTGGCGACACCGGCTCCGACTGCGTGGGCACCAGCAACCGCCATGGCGCCGTGAGCGTCACGCAGTTCGAACTGATGCCGCAGCCGCCCGAAGAAGAGAACCGTCCGCTGACCTGGCCCTACTGGCCGATCAAGCTGCGCACCAGCTCCAGCCATGAAGAAGGTTGCGAGCGCGAGTTCGCCATCTCGACCAAGGAGTTCATCGGCGAAAAGGGCAAGGTCACCGGCCTGAAGACCGTGCGCGTCGAATGGAAGGACGGCAAGATGCAGGAAGTGCCCGGCAGCGAGCAGATCCTCAAGGCTGACCTCGTGCTGCTCGCCATGGGCTTCATCAGCCCCGTGGCCACCGTGCTCGACGCCTTCGGTGTCGAGAAGGACGCCCGTGGCAACGCGCGCGCCACGGTCGACTTCATTGGCGGCTACGCTACAAATGTGCCCAAGGTATTCGCAGCTGGTGACATTCGTCGCGGACAGTCACTGGTGGTGTGGGCAATTCGCGAAGGCCGGCAGGCTGCGCGCTCGGTCGACGAATTTTTGATGGGATTCAGCGACTTACCACGCTGA